ggacggcggcggcggcggcgcacccCGGTGTCCGACCGGTCTGCGGAGGCCCAACCGGAAGCTGCGCCGACCTCGCAGCGAGCGGCGCCGACCACACAGGATGAGGTGTCGGGATCTAGGTCGAGGGCAGGGCACCGGCGGCGCATCCCGGTATCCGACCGGTCTGCGGAGGCCCAACCAGAAGCTGCGCCGTCATCGCAGCGAGGCAAGAGGAAAGCCTCCCCGGAGCGGTCGTCCGCAGCATCGCAGCGACGCAGGAGGAAAGCACCCTTGGAGCCGTCAGAGGACAAGAGGCAGAAAAGAACCGCCAAGAAGCGGAAGAGAACTGACGAGAAGAAAGCCGCTAGCAGCAAGGGCGAGGAGGCCGCGGCGACGACCTCAGCTTCACCAGGCGCATCGcatgcctcctcctcctccgaggcTTCCTCTGCGGCCAGCTCTCCTCTGCGTTGCCCTCTTCCCCCCGCCCCCGCCATGGGCGCAGGACGTAACTACGACCCTGCGATGGAGCCTGCCTACGAAGCCTATATGGACTTGAGTTCCAAGTACCATGCGAAAAGAAGCAAGTTTGGGACTTTCCTTTTCATCTTATAGCCATTATTGAATGCTGCTAGAGATTTTGATATAGTACTCCCTCTTGTGTGCCATCAAgatcttatattgtgggacggagggGGTAGAAAATTGGATATCGTATTACCCTCTTGTGTGCCATAAAGAACATTTCAGCACGCAGTTATGCATGCATGACTGAATACTACATCTAGAGAACTAGATATGGCAGAAAATTGCATATGGAGGAAGAGTATGGTATTGTCCTCCCTCTTGTCTGTGGTAACAATGCCTCGGTGGGCATGTATGGTTGGATCCTGCGAGAGGCATATGTAGAAGATTGTGTATTGACTTGAGAGGATGCGGTAGAGAGTTGTATAAAATGTTGCAACAGTTTGGCTGACACTAGGCACTACTTTGGTGCTAGTGTGGCCCTAACACTCCGCTTTCATTCCATCTGATTAGTAGGATGTCTCTTTTGCTTAAGATAATATGGATTTTGAATACAATAGACTGATTCACCATTTTTTGCATGTTAACCTGCAGAGCGCCAACTTCAACTTGTAACACTTGATCGCTCCAAGGCTTCTTCATGTATGGTAAATGAGAAATTGCAGAGTGTTCGTGAGTCTGCAACAAAAACAGTTCTTCAAGTAGCTAAAGTTGTTCTTGGCTTTTCGTCCTATGTCGGTATGTAACACATTGCCTTTATTCGATCTCTCTCTATCCTTTGTCTTCATCTAATCTATTATTGCATCTACAGATGGTAAACTGATGGCACGATCATCGGGCTTTCTAATTGATTGGGATGAGAGGAGTAAAGCAGGCACAGTTTTGACATCTGCGCGCATAATCTGTTCAAAGTATTCAGCCCTAAGCCAGTGGTCAGGTACAGATGAGTATGCACCTAATGCTGAGGTGAGTTCACAAACAAATGAATTTTGGAATTTTGGTGTATATGCATGCCCATGTATTTTTGTACTTACAAGTGTGCTAAATGCACATTTATGTTATCTTTTGTTTCCATCTTTAGATTGTTGCTCATTTATTGGATGAAGATGATGCTACTGTACCAGCACTATTGCTTCATTATGACAAGCACGTCAACATTGCTTTGATTAAGGTTGAGATAGAATTATGTGCTAAGATTCCTAGCTTCAGTGGTGACGTGATCTATGGTCAAGAGATATTTGTGCTTGGTAGAGATGAACATCAAAATTTGACTATTCATCATGGACGTGTTCAATTTATGGGCCCAAATAAATTTCAACGCCATCATTATCTCTTCAGTGGTTGTGTGATTAATCAGGTATAATTAATCGTACATCGTGATTGTCTCATAAATTATTATTAACTTATGTTGCTTATAATTCTAATGTTGGCAATTTAAATATTTTAGCCTAGCATTGGAGGACCTGTTATTGACTTGAATGGACAAGTTTGGGGGATGGCTAATTTTCCAGGAACGGCATTTATTCCTTCCTCTATTATATTGAAGTGCTTGGATATGTGGAAGAAATATCAGTAAGTTTTCTTTCATTGCGATCATTATATGATTTTAGTATTGAACAAATATCTTGAGAAAACCGAAACATGATAGATgttgttgtgcacttgttcaccCCAGTTCAATCTCACGGACAGAACTTGAGAGCATAAGAAACAAAGCACTTGAGATAAAATTACAGTATCAAGCAAGGGACCGGTTTCCCACCGTAAACAAGAGGGTGCGAGGTAATTTTAGGGCGTGCATGCAAGTAAATTAGATCCTGCATGTGAGAAGCAATTGGCGTATCAAAGTCGTTACGGTGGGCGTTCCTGACTTCTCTTCTTGGATAAGGCAgcgtttcaaatttttttttttgcGTGGATGTAATGACCCAGATAAGCTCCTGCCGGGAACTATAGAAAAAACGTCCAGTAATGGCAAAATGCATCTTCCTTTTAGGCATTAGAGAAAGATTCAGAAATAGAATGGTCTTTTGCACTTCTCTGTACCCCAGTTTTAGGATGATTCTCAAATACAAAGAAGCCAACAACAGAAAAGAAACACAAGGTAATATCTGGGATAAATACAAAAATAAAGGATATCACAAGGTAAAGTTGGATATAGCAAATATTCTACAAACTAACTAATAGGCAAGTGAACAGTAAATTTAAAATCATCTTATGGGAAGACCTCACGGATATAACATCCATGGATTTCGAGTCGCTCGACTAGTCGACGAGTCGCAGTTCCAGGGCCGACTCAGCCTCTCGACTCGACTCCTGGGATGAGTCGAGCGACTCGCGCGACTAGTCTCGACTAGTGAAGCAGCACAAAGTTTGTGGAGGAGCAACTCCACCTTGCTGTTAGAATGTGTACAGCACAAGTGTTGAAGGAACAGCTTCAACGTGCTGCGCTAGATATCGCTCTAGAGGCGAATGTAGGTTGATAGGCAGCAAGAGTTCAATCCAGAACTCCTAGGGCACAAGATCTACTCCAAGATCTTAGATAAGGACAACAAGTTCTATTATAGGTAGGGGTACATAGTCTGCCTCCAAAGTAGAGGcgaggacctctatttatagggcttcgggaagccttcacatacttctacttatagctggaatactctagaaaacattatgtaagtttcaccattctactcatagctactcacaactagaagactctagaaaacagtaggtaggatagaaaagaaaaggaaagaaatactacACTAGAGTGGAAGCATCTAGGAGTAGCCAAACAGATCTGGCATGTGTTTTCTTTCTTCTCATCTAGTGTTCCTCATCATTCTCCCTTGGTTGTTTGGAACTCGCCCTCGAGTTATCTTCATAGAGCGCTTCTTCTGGATGGTAGAGAGTCAAGTCCGCAACATTGAAAGTGTTGGAGATACCCATGTCACTTGGAAGATCTATCACATAAGCATTATCATTTATCTTCCTCATGATAGAGAAGGACCCATACCTTCGCTGCCTAAGTTTCCCTTTAACACCTAAAGGCAGCCTCTCTTTTTGGAGGTAGACCATCACCTTATCACCGACTTGGAATGATTTTGGCCTCTTTTTGCAATCAGCAAGTTGTTTATATTTCTGATTTTGTGCTTCCAAAGCGCCGCGAATCTCTTCAAATAACTCGGTGTAATTATCAGCAAAGGACAATGCTGATTTTGAGTTTCCCCTTGATGGCAGCTTCACCAGGTCCACCACATGTGTTGGAACTTTAGTGTAGACAATGGAAAAAGGGCTCCTTCCTGTGGATCTATGCTTGGAGTTATTGTAGGAGAACTCTGCGAGAGATAAAGCCAAATCCCATTGCCCCTTTCTTTCTCCACAAATGCAACGGATCAGATTACCCAAAAACTTGTTCACCACTTCCGTTTGTCCATCTGTTTGTGGATGAGCAGTGCTAGAAAATTTCAATTCAGTGTTGAATTGCTTCCACAAAGTGAGCCAAAATGCAGCAAGAAACTTGCTATCACGGTCTGAGACAATGGACCTTGGAACTCCATGAAGTCTGGCCACTTCTCGAAAGAATAGGTTTGCCACATGATGAGCATCCGTTGTCTTGCGGCATGGGATGAAATGAGCCATCTtagagaatctatccacgaccaCAAATACAGCATCACTTCCTCGTCTTGTTCTTGGCAAGCCCAAGACGAAGTCCATAGAAATGTCCTCCCATGGAGCAACAGGAACAGGCAAAGGCATGTATAACCCTGTGTTCTGGACTTGGCCTTTGTAGGTCTGACATACGGGGCACCGTTGAACGAACTTTCCAGCATCTCTCTTTAGTTGTGGCCAAAAGTAGCGAGCTTCCAGGTTAGCGATAGTCTTGTCCCGTCCAACATGGCCACTAAGATCACTTGAATGGAGCTCTCTAACCAGCTTGTCACGTAGAGAACTTCTTGGAATGCACAAACGATCATTTTTGAAGAGATATCCATCTTGCATCAAATAGTCATCACCTAATGGTTGGCCCCTTGCGTGCTTTACCCAAACATGGCCAAAGTCTTCGTCACCCTCATACAACTCCTTTATTTGACCCATGCCCGGAAGTTCAGCTTCAAAAGAAGTCAAGAGGCATGCACGACGACTCAAAGCATCGGCCACTCTGTTAGTTATTCCAGATTTATGCACGATGAGATAGTTAAACCTCAAGATATGCTGCCCATCTTGCTAGCATGCGGTCAACATGCTTTTGATTTCTAAAATGCTTCAAGGATTGATGGTCGCTATAAACAATGAACTCTTTAGGCAGCAAATAGACTTCCCAAGTTTTCAACGCTCTGAAAACGACATATAATTCTTGCTGATAGGTACTCCATTTCTGTCTAGCTTCACTTAACTTCTCACTAAAGAAAGCAATGGGCTTCCTTTCTTGAGATAGGACAGCTCCAATGCCTAGTTGCCTACTCCACTTGCATCACACTCCAACTCAAAAGTCTTGTTGAAATCAGGTGGTACCAAGACA
This sequence is a window from Aegilops tauschii subsp. strangulata cultivar AL8/78 chromosome 7, Aet v6.0, whole genome shotgun sequence. Protein-coding genes within it:
- the LOC109784475 gene encoding uncharacterized protein, encoding MAPTTQEDVSGSSSRAGRRRRRRTPVSDRSAEAQPEAAPTSQRAAPTTQDEVSGSRSRAGHRRRIPVSDRSAEAQPEAAPSSQRGKRKASPERSSAASQRRRRKAPLEPSEDKRQKRTAKKRKRTDEKKAASSKGEEAAATTSASPGASHASSSSEASSAASSPLRCPLPPAPAMGAGRNYDPAMEPAYEAYMDLSSKYHAKRKRQLQLVTLDRSKASSCMVNEKLQSVRESATKTVLQVAKVVLGFSSYVDGKLMARSSGFLIDWDERSKAGTVLTSARIICSKYSALSQWSGTDEYAPNAEIVAHLLDEDDATVPALLLHYDKHVNIALIKVEIELCAKIPSFSGDVIYGQEIFVLGRDEHQNLTIHHGRVQFMGPNKFQRHHYLFSGCVINQPSIGGPVIDLNGQVWGMANFPGTAFIPSSIILKCLDMWKKYQCIPRMHIGMKLSPIKFLDPIHVERIFRRCNVDSGLIVHEVSHGSVADELGVRPGDIIDSVNGEHIATTIELENLLMRICESHLDEGGVIGSCVDIPVGILHVRKGRKDPRHRSTLSLRLNVAEGVEAFTSGTLTVEV